In a single window of the Bacillus horti genome:
- a CDS encoding histidine phosphatase family protein, which translates to MMNNTYIYMIRHGESPKVEGNERTRGLTQKGEDDARKITELLLSEGIDIFISSPYSRAILTIEELAKVSGKEVMVYEDLKELVFSSGDQIFPDNELYPLVNKMFHDPNLASPGGETLLDCQNRSIAILMEILSKYKGQRIILGTHGAIMTLMMGYFDSKYNIDFLMKTSKPDVYRMTFQDNELVDVKRLWQITHDIQ; encoded by the coding sequence ATGATGAATAATACATACATTTATATGATAAGACATGGAGAGTCGCCTAAAGTAGAAGGAAATGAGAGGACCCGTGGGTTAACTCAAAAGGGAGAAGATGATGCAAGGAAAATAACTGAGCTACTATTATCCGAGGGAATTGATATTTTCATTTCAAGCCCATACTCCCGGGCTATATTAACTATAGAAGAGTTAGCTAAGGTTTCTGGAAAAGAAGTGATGGTCTATGAGGATTTAAAGGAGTTAGTTTTTTCTAGTGGAGATCAAATATTTCCAGACAATGAGTTATATCCATTGGTGAATAAGATGTTTCACGATCCAAATTTAGCATCCCCAGGAGGAGAAACACTCTTAGATTGTCAAAATCGATCAATCGCAATTCTTATGGAGATATTAAGCAAATATAAAGGTCAAAGAATAATACTTGGTACTCATGGTGCGATTATGACGTTGATGATGGGTTATTTTGATAGTAAGTATAATATTGATTTTCTTATGAAGACTTCTAAGCCAGATGTATACAGGATGACATTTCAAGATAATGAATTAGTTGATGTTAAACGGTTATGGCAGATAACACATGACATTCAATAA
- a CDS encoding GNAT family N-acetyltransferase, translating to MSISISLATREDSDQIIKLLKDTANWLQENNIDQWSYLRNGEEDNELRLAIQQQKTYIATYNDKLVGTFTLYDSPNDWDKYIWGTMPPDALYLHRLATVRDQQNKGVGRMMIDWIEREYKRGDKKYIRLDCVSANEALNKYYRDAGFTFLGIHHDQCKYEKGFEHND from the coding sequence TTGAGCATTTCTATAAGTCTAGCAACTAGAGAAGATTCAGACCAAATAATTAAATTATTGAAGGATACAGCTAACTGGCTTCAAGAAAACAACATAGATCAGTGGAGCTACTTGAGAAACGGTGAAGAAGATAATGAATTACGATTGGCAATACAACAACAGAAGACATATATAGCAACGTATAATGATAAGTTAGTAGGAACTTTTACTTTATATGATAGCCCAAACGACTGGGACAAGTACATTTGGGGTACCATGCCTCCTGATGCGCTTTATTTACATCGTCTTGCTACGGTGCGAGATCAGCAGAACAAAGGAGTAGGAAGAATGATGATTGATTGGATAGAACGTGAATATAAAAGAGGAGATAAGAAATACATTAGGCTGGATTGTGTCTCAGCCAATGAAGCGTTGAATAAATATTATAGAGATGCTGGTTTTACTTTTTTAGGTATACATCACGATCAGTGTAAGTATGAAAAAGGTTTTGAGCATAATGACTAG
- a CDS encoding restriction endonuclease — MEQKVSAVAIELLKEALCNIYWYKSNLRSFLSNCINNTSIINRPDWTGYKRQIVSDIIDELCRDQEKYIGDIRRLISEVIKMNTFRHLEELEDGRKKVERAKQAVSDLRKVVEDQVQKRKEEEKIKRKRIDNLERIRSSQAVLSRLDEIKNNYFRLVTSKDSQKRGFELEKVLYDLFELFDLDPKASFRNTGEQLDGAFSLEGTDYLFEAKWKSKAINSSDLNDFEGKVKRKLDNTLGLFLSINGFSDDAVRIHSAGRSTLFLMDGIDLMAVLENQIDFVSLIIRKRRHAAQTGNIYLKVSEILGGD; from the coding sequence GTGGAGCAGAAAGTATCAGCAGTTGCAATTGAACTATTAAAAGAGGCCTTATGTAATATCTATTGGTATAAGAGTAATCTTAGAAGTTTTTTAAGTAATTGTATTAATAATACTTCAATAATTAATCGACCGGATTGGACCGGATATAAAAGACAAATAGTGTCTGACATTATAGACGAATTATGTCGAGACCAGGAAAAATACATTGGTGACATAAGACGATTAATCTCTGAAGTAATTAAAATGAATACTTTCAGACATCTTGAAGAGCTTGAAGATGGGAGAAAGAAAGTCGAGAGAGCAAAACAGGCTGTCTCGGATCTTAGAAAAGTTGTTGAAGATCAAGTTCAAAAGCGTAAAGAGGAGGAAAAAATAAAGAGAAAGAGAATAGATAATCTTGAAAGAATAAGATCTAGTCAAGCAGTACTAAGTAGATTGGATGAAATAAAAAATAATTATTTCAGATTGGTTACATCGAAGGATAGTCAAAAAAGAGGATTTGAATTGGAAAAGGTGCTTTACGATCTATTTGAACTATTTGATTTGGATCCTAAAGCATCTTTTAGAAATACTGGTGAACAACTTGATGGTGCATTTTCATTGGAGGGTACAGATTACTTGTTTGAAGCAAAATGGAAGTCTAAAGCTATCAATTCTTCAGATTTAAACGATTTTGAAGGCAAAGTAAAAAGGAAATTAGATAATACTCTTGGACTGTTTCTTTCAATAAATGGTTTTTCTGATGATGCAGTAAGAATACATTCAGCTGGTAGAAGCACATTATTCTTAATGGATGGAATAGATTTAATGGCGGTGCTAGAAAATCAAATTGATTTTGTTTCATTAATCATAAGAAAGCGGAGACATGCTGCTCAAACAGGAAATATATATTTGAAAGTTAGTGAAATATTAGGTGGAGACTAG
- a CDS encoding GyrI-like domain-containing protein, with protein MSSRSSVYREDVRKTNKELYSLKDNKVNLYSIPEMKYLMSSGNGDRDIYKMYDYKEIWTVGRFINRVKYYTVRELGKNFSRMPLELKWGEQGNNFEVAMWVPAYISDHLYEVTMNDLKKRHEFVSDLTLSLNDRPKRKCAQFLHIGDYNQIESSKQYVLEEIKAKGCSAKGRMEEIYMNHPHCNPPEKLKVLLRQEIE; from the coding sequence ATGAGTAGCAGGTCTAGTGTTTATAGAGAAGATGTTAGGAAAACAAATAAGGAGCTATACTCTTTAAAAGACAATAAAGTGAACCTATATTCTATACCAGAAATGAAGTACCTGATGTCATCTGGAAATGGGGATAGAGATATTTATAAGATGTATGATTATAAAGAGATTTGGACAGTCGGCCGATTTATTAATCGTGTAAAGTATTACACAGTTAGAGAATTAGGTAAAAACTTTAGTCGAATGCCACTAGAGTTAAAGTGGGGGGAGCAAGGCAATAATTTTGAAGTAGCCATGTGGGTACCTGCATACATATCTGATCATTTGTATGAAGTGACAATGAATGATCTAAAGAAGAGACATGAGTTTGTGAGTGATCTAACGCTTAGCCTTAATGATCGACCAAAACGAAAATGTGCGCAGTTCCTTCATATTGGGGACTACAATCAAATTGAGTCTTCCAAGCAATATGTTCTGGAAGAAATAAAAGCCAAAGGCTGCAGCGCGAAAGGCAGAATGGAAGAGATTTATATGAATCATCCGCACTGTAACCCACCAGAAAAACTTAAGGTACTTCTTCGACAAGAGATAGAATAG
- a CDS encoding DMT family transporter, with product MEGTTGTTLKSRNTFWLIVIGAAFWGINPLFRVMLLDTLTSAQIVFIEHLLLAFIAVPILWKNRHELKGLRKIHIGALLFISWGGSALATLLFTAGLTYGNMNAVLLLQKMQPLFAIILARILLKEMLPKHFASLVVVALMGTYLLTFGFSFPLGHVGDVIQMGSLLSLAAAALWGGSTVMGRIMLKQMKFETVTALRFVLATPFITAIMLMQNAVWNIPADSTALTLIGINLVLSALLPGLFSMLLYYKGLTNTKASVATLAELSFPMTGMLVSWLFFQETVTAAQFIGFVLIWGVIFTISKQREIIAPIERERAPILSKIS from the coding sequence ATGGAAGGAACAACAGGAACAACATTAAAATCAAGAAACACATTTTGGCTTATTGTGATTGGAGCAGCCTTTTGGGGTATTAATCCTCTCTTTCGGGTGATGCTCTTGGACACATTAACGTCTGCTCAGATCGTTTTTATTGAGCATCTACTATTAGCTTTTATTGCTGTACCCATCCTCTGGAAGAACCGGCATGAGCTAAAAGGATTACGCAAAATCCATATTGGTGCATTATTGTTTATTTCATGGGGTGGCTCTGCGCTTGCCACGCTACTTTTCACAGCTGGTTTAACGTATGGGAATATGAACGCCGTTTTATTACTGCAAAAAATGCAGCCGCTCTTTGCGATTATTCTAGCGCGTATCCTTCTCAAAGAAATGCTTCCAAAGCACTTTGCGAGCTTGGTTGTTGTCGCGCTGATGGGAACCTACTTGTTAACGTTTGGATTTTCGTTTCCACTTGGACACGTAGGGGATGTCATTCAAATGGGGAGTCTGCTTTCACTTGCTGCCGCTGCTTTATGGGGTGGTTCAACGGTGATGGGGAGAATTATGCTAAAGCAAATGAAGTTTGAAACGGTGACAGCACTGCGGTTTGTGCTAGCTACTCCATTTATTACTGCCATTATGCTCATGCAGAATGCCGTCTGGAATATACCTGCGGATTCAACAGCCTTAACGTTAATCGGTATTAATTTAGTATTATCTGCTCTACTGCCTGGCTTGTTCAGTATGCTGTTGTATTACAAAGGTCTAACGAATACAAAGGCTTCTGTTGCCACACTTGCCGAGCTTAGCTTTCCAATGACAGGTATGCTTGTTAGCTGGCTTTTTTTCCAAGAAACCGTAACAGCAGCCCAGTTCATAGGCTTTGTGTTAATCTGGGGTGTCATCTTTACGATTTCAAAGCAGCGTGAGATTATTGCGCCCATTGAAAGAGAAAGAGCTCCTATTTTATCTAAAATATCTTAA
- a CDS encoding GNAT family N-acetyltransferase, producing MISHHILTLEEINKLTEQINRDQQLLFYSYLTQRKETAIFIGQYIDGHLTAVLAYFSGLSFPAFSFHCIDRNDVDLPSLIKFTREYIQLKDSITCGTILSNRDLELFQSHSLITGTPQSFLTMKHVDQMKLLDSDMGEVVGRNDVLEVMDFLQNGDMRFFTREELEQYPYIGVKVDNQYVAVGGYHFYGSLLVEIGNIYTRPDYRGKGLAKHLTSQLTSLGKELSTDVHLGVLAQNLAAVHVYERLGYEIMAEQKIVDFKLGM from the coding sequence ATGATTTCACATCACATACTTACACTTGAAGAAATTAACAAGCTAACAGAGCAGATTAATAGAGATCAGCAGTTATTATTCTATAGCTACTTAACTCAACGCAAAGAGACGGCTATATTTATTGGTCAATACATAGACGGACATTTAACCGCTGTATTAGCATATTTTAGCGGACTTAGCTTCCCGGCATTTTCATTCCACTGCATAGATCGAAATGACGTCGATCTTCCTTCCCTTATTAAGTTCACACGAGAATATATTCAACTAAAGGATAGCATAACCTGTGGGACTATCCTTTCTAATCGTGATCTTGAACTATTCCAGTCTCATAGTCTCATAACTGGTACTCCCCAGAGCTTTTTAACGATGAAGCATGTTGATCAAATGAAGCTGCTAGATTCAGACATGGGTGAAGTAGTTGGAAGGAATGATGTTTTAGAGGTCATGGACTTTTTACAGAACGGGGATATGAGGTTTTTTACTAGAGAGGAGCTTGAACAGTATCCTTATATTGGGGTGAAAGTTGATAACCAATATGTTGCAGTTGGAGGTTATCATTTTTATGGTTCACTGCTTGTTGAAATTGGAAATATTTATACTCGACCAGATTACAGAGGAAAGGGACTGGCAAAACACCTTACAAGTCAGCTTACTTCCTTAGGTAAAGAGCTTTCAACGGATGTCCATCTAGGAGTACTGGCACAGAATCTTGCAGCTGTGCACGTTTATGAGAGGCTCGGCTATGAAATTATGGCTGAACAGAAGATTGTTGATTTTAAGCTAGGTATGTAG
- a CDS encoding DUF6141 family protein yields MTSSKKIIYKEKQYLPKWIYFIILPFAFLVWGIALVQFITGEPVGNRPMSDTGLIIFTAIFGVLLPLAFMTMKAQVTIYSHSMTIGLTPIFRKKIDFQDIQSVAHTKISPIKEFGGWGIRWNGAKWGLIVEGKEGIEILLRSGSIFVVTSKSPEKIIQVYSSLIDQGDEDE; encoded by the coding sequence ATGACTAGCAGTAAGAAGATCATCTACAAAGAAAAGCAATATCTTCCCAAATGGATTTATTTTATAATCTTACCTTTTGCATTTTTGGTCTGGGGTATAGCCCTTGTCCAATTCATAACCGGTGAACCTGTTGGAAATAGACCAATGTCGGACACTGGTCTTATTATATTTACGGCAATATTTGGGGTGCTTTTACCGCTTGCATTTATGACTATGAAGGCTCAAGTAACTATCTACTCTCATTCAATGACAATTGGTTTAACTCCAATATTCAGGAAGAAGATTGATTTTCAAGATATCCAAAGTGTGGCACACACGAAAATCAGTCCGATTAAGGAGTTTGGAGGATGGGGGATAAGGTGGAATGGTGCTAAGTGGGGGTTAATTGTAGAAGGTAAAGAAGGTATTGAGATTTTATTGAGATCAGGAAGCATTTTTGTAGTTACTAGTAAATCACCTGAGAAGATCATCCAAGTATATAGTAGTTTAATAGATCAGGGGGATGAGGATGAGTAG